One window of the Thermus neutrinimicus genome contains the following:
- the soxB gene encoding thiosulfohydrolase SoxB has translation MNRRELLFWISALAGLGPKALAQVLENPSRLYDLPPYGNATLLYFSDLHGQAFPHHFMEPPNLIAPKPLMGRPGYLTGETVLRYYGVERKTPLAYLLSYLDFVELAKAFGPIGGLSALTALIRQQKAQAEAAGGRVLLLDGGDTWTNSGLSLLTQGEALVEWQNLAGVDHMVSHWEWTLGRERAEALFQGLKGEHLSYNVVDELFGDPLYPAYRIHQMGRYALAIVGATYPYVKVSHPEEFTQGLSFALDERRLQEAVDQARAEGADAVVLLSHNGLQLDAALAERVKGIDLILSGHTHDLTPSPWRVGKTWIVAGSAAGKALMRVDLELFKGGIANLRVRILPVLAHHLPGAPDVEAFLERTLAPHRQHLFEPLAVSESLLYKRDTLYSTWDELVGRAVKALYPEVDLVFSPAVRWGTTILPGQAITRDHLYAYLGFTYPELYLFWLRGEQIRNTLEDIASNVFTPDPFYQQGGDVSRVYGIRYVLDPDAPTGKRIREIEVGGKPLDPNRRYLAASYGGRLQRVGEAKGGYEPRPIYQVLEEYLRAEGRVKVLPQPNVRVIGRNYRIPEVSS, from the coding sequence ATGAACCGAAGGGAGCTCCTTTTCTGGATTTCCGCGTTGGCGGGGCTTGGGCCCAAGGCCTTGGCCCAAGTTCTGGAGAACCCTTCCCGGCTTTACGACCTTCCTCCCTATGGCAACGCCACCCTCCTCTACTTCTCCGACCTCCACGGCCAGGCCTTTCCCCACCACTTCATGGAGCCCCCTAACCTCATTGCCCCTAAGCCCCTGATGGGCCGGCCCGGCTACCTCACCGGGGAGACCGTCCTGCGCTACTACGGGGTGGAGCGGAAGACCCCCTTGGCCTACCTGCTTAGCTACCTGGATTTCGTGGAGCTGGCCAAGGCCTTTGGCCCCATCGGGGGCCTAAGCGCCCTCACCGCCCTTATCCGCCAGCAGAAGGCCCAAGCGGAAGCGGCAGGGGGAAGGGTGCTCCTTTTGGATGGCGGGGACACCTGGACCAACTCCGGCCTCTCCCTCCTCACCCAGGGGGAAGCCCTGGTGGAATGGCAGAACCTCGCGGGGGTGGACCACATGGTCTCCCACTGGGAGTGGACCCTGGGGCGGGAGCGGGCGGAGGCCCTTTTCCAAGGGCTTAAGGGGGAGCACCTTTCCTACAACGTGGTGGATGAGCTTTTCGGCGACCCCCTTTACCCCGCCTACCGGATCCACCAGATGGGCCGCTACGCCCTGGCCATCGTGGGGGCCACCTACCCTTACGTGAAGGTTTCCCACCCCGAGGAGTTCACCCAAGGCCTTTCCTTTGCCCTGGACGAGCGCCGTTTGCAGGAGGCCGTGGACCAAGCCCGGGCCGAGGGGGCGGATGCGGTGGTCCTTCTCTCCCATAACGGCCTGCAGCTGGACGCGGCCTTGGCCGAGCGGGTGAAGGGGATCGACCTGATCCTTTCCGGGCACACCCACGACCTCACCCCTTCCCCCTGGCGGGTGGGCAAGACCTGGATCGTGGCGGGAAGCGCGGCCGGCAAGGCCCTGATGCGGGTGGACCTGGAGCTTTTCAAGGGGGGCATCGCCAACTTAAGGGTTCGGATCCTGCCGGTTCTGGCCCACCATCTCCCGGGGGCTCCCGACGTGGAGGCCTTTTTGGAGAGGACCCTGGCTCCCCACCGCCAGCACCTCTTTGAACCCCTGGCGGTCTCCGAGTCCTTGCTGTACAAGCGGGACACCCTGTACTCCACCTGGGATGAGCTGGTGGGGCGGGCGGTCAAGGCCCTTTACCCGGAGGTGGACCTGGTCTTCAGCCCGGCGGTGCGCTGGGGCACCACCATTCTTCCCGGCCAGGCCATCACCCGGGATCACCTCTACGCCTACCTGGGCTTTACCTACCCTGAGCTTTACCTCTTCTGGCTAAGGGGGGAGCAGATCCGGAACACCCTCGAGGACATCGCCAGCAACGTGTTTACCCCCGATCCCTTCTACCAGCAGGGCGGGGACGTGAGCCGGGTCTACGGTATTCGCTATGTTTTGGACCCCGATGCCCCCACCGGCAAGCGCATCCGGGAGATAGAGGTGGGGGGCAAGCCCTTGGATCCCAACCGCCGGTATCTGGCGGCCTCCTATGGGGGAAGGCTCCAGCGGGTGGGGGAGGCCAAGGGGGGGTACGAGCCCAGGCCCATCTACCAGGTCCTCGAGGAGTACCTGAGGGCCGAGGGGCGGGTGAAGGTTCTGCCCCAGCCCAACGTGAGGGTTATCGGGCGCAACTACCGCATACCGGAGGTGAGTTCATGA
- a CDS encoding translation initiation factor 2 produces the protein MRKLLALVALLGLGLAQSLLVEVRGSLEEVEAKTLQALKSVGLEPDRVLNLGEQVRQVTGPGFPEYRLVVLKPDRGSIEAVSKNPMAAIVLPPTVFITGQGGKYMVGTFDGRLLFSMLQVYGGEVERLVWRLEGALGRLGIVKRLPPAMMPDPASGMMPALLYRVPSAKVEDVVLMVETELTSNGLNLLPNVKVGPVTVIMPCKSEWARVMFLAQPAGGFAAPCRFFAMQMGNDVLVGAIEPMLMTIMPGVMGTPAVAMLQEARQVMTEILEATGGAPYRPGQ, from the coding sequence ATGAGGAAGCTTTTGGCTCTGGTAGCCCTTTTGGGCTTAGGCTTGGCGCAGTCCTTGCTGGTGGAGGTTAGGGGTTCTTTGGAGGAGGTGGAGGCCAAGACCCTTCAGGCCCTTAAGTCGGTGGGCCTCGAGCCGGATCGGGTGCTGAACCTGGGGGAGCAGGTGCGCCAGGTGACAGGCCCGGGCTTCCCCGAGTACCGCCTGGTGGTGCTTAAGCCGGATAGGGGAAGCATCGAGGCGGTTTCCAAGAACCCCATGGCCGCCATTGTTCTTCCCCCCACGGTCTTTATCACCGGTCAAGGGGGGAAGTACATGGTGGGCACCTTTGACGGGCGGCTCCTCTTCTCCATGCTCCAGGTCTATGGGGGCGAGGTGGAGCGGCTGGTGTGGCGCCTCGAGGGGGCCCTGGGGCGGCTTGGCATTGTGAAGCGCCTGCCCCCCGCCATGATGCCCGATCCCGCCAGCGGCATGATGCCGGCCCTCCTGTACCGGGTACCCTCCGCCAAGGTGGAGGACGTGGTCCTCATGGTGGAAACGGAGCTCACCTCCAACGGTCTTAACCTTCTCCCCAACGTAAAGGTGGGCCCGGTGACGGTGATCATGCCCTGCAAGAGCGAATGGGCCAGGGTTATGTTCCTTGCCCAGCCTGCGGGAGGCTTTGCCGCTCCTTGCCGCTTCTTCGCCATGCAGATGGGCAACGACGTCTTGGTGGGGGCCATCGAGCCCATGCTCATGACCATCATGCCCGGGGTGATGGGCACCCCGGCGGTGGCCATGCTCCAGGAGGCCCGCCAGGTGATGACGGAGATCTTGGAAGCCACGGGCGGGGCTCCTTACCGCCCTGGCCAATAA
- a CDS encoding SoxW family protein, with the protein MYAYRVLWSLLVLTLAAALAAPDFGRWYPFGAALDLARAHGRVVLVYFHSPHCPYCDQMNTFVLSDPQVSQLLEDRFVVASVGTETPEGQELARRYRVPGTPTFVFLAFRKGAWEEVGRFFGSRPRAQFLAELRQMCAKGGVCE; encoded by the coding sequence ATGTACGCATACCGGGTACTTTGGTCCCTTCTGGTACTAACCCTGGCCGCAGCCCTGGCTGCCCCGGACTTCGGTCGCTGGTACCCTTTTGGGGCGGCGCTGGACCTGGCCCGGGCCCACGGGCGGGTGGTGTTGGTGTACTTTCACTCCCCCCACTGCCCCTACTGCGACCAGATGAATACCTTCGTCCTCTCCGATCCCCAGGTGAGCCAACTTCTGGAGGACAGGTTTGTGGTGGCCTCCGTGGGTACGGAAACCCCGGAGGGCCAGGAGCTTGCCCGGCGCTACCGGGTTCCGGGCACCCCAACCTTTGTCTTCCTCGCCTTCCGCAAGGGGGCGTGGGAAGAGGTGGGCCGGTTTTTTGGCAGCCGGCCTCGGGCGCAGTTCCTTGCGGAGTTGCGCCAAATGTGTGCCAAAGGAGGTGTGTGTGAATAG
- the soxA gene encoding sulfur oxidation c-type cytochrome SoxA produces the protein MALRGWWWVVGLFLLGLALAQAEVDPREEAKRQKQLLLETAGILPTELIVEQGKELFNRKGPNGKTMAECDFGLGKGVLEGAAARLPRYFLDTGRVEDLDSRILTCMTRVQGFRPDQIKRQEVVAIAFYIASFSTGKPIQVRLLFPQERELYALGEKLFYARSGARDVGCATCHVSYVGRRAGVLPYADVLGKDKSWTHWPAYRYSNDQIWTMQDRIRACYGNIGHPQPALYSLPILALELFMAYQNNGAVVEEWPAFVR, from the coding sequence ATGGCCTTACGTGGCTGGTGGTGGGTGGTTGGCCTTTTCTTGCTGGGTCTGGCCTTGGCCCAGGCGGAGGTGGATCCCAGGGAGGAGGCCAAGCGGCAGAAGCAACTCCTTTTGGAAACCGCGGGGATCCTGCCCACGGAGCTCATCGTGGAGCAGGGCAAGGAGCTCTTTAACCGCAAGGGGCCAAACGGTAAGACCATGGCCGAGTGCGACTTTGGCCTGGGGAAGGGGGTTCTGGAGGGAGCGGCGGCCCGGCTACCCCGCTACTTCCTGGACACGGGCAGGGTGGAGGACCTGGATAGCCGCATCCTCACCTGCATGACCCGGGTCCAGGGCTTCCGGCCCGACCAGATCAAGCGCCAGGAAGTGGTGGCCATCGCCTTCTACATCGCCAGTTTCTCCACGGGGAAACCCATCCAGGTACGCCTCCTCTTTCCCCAGGAACGGGAGCTCTATGCCCTGGGCGAAAAGCTCTTTTATGCCCGCAGTGGGGCCCGGGATGTGGGTTGTGCCACCTGCCACGTGTCCTACGTGGGCCGGCGGGCGGGGGTCCTGCCTTACGCGGATGTCTTGGGCAAGGATAAGTCCTGGACCCACTGGCCTGCCTACCGTTACTCCAACGACCAGATCTGGACCATGCAGGACCGTATCCGGGCCTGCTACGGCAACATCGGCCATCCCCAGCCTGCCCTTTACTCCTTGCCCATCCTAGCCCTCGAGCTTTTCATGGCCTATCAGAACAACGGCGCGGTGGTGGAGGAGTGGCCGGCTTTTGTGCGGTGA
- a CDS encoding thiamine diphosphokinase, whose amino-acid sequence MRRFALLLGGPLLVGEGLRERLKGYRLMAADSGGRHALALGLPLELWLGDFDSSPPWLQHILPAPKEVLPREKDLTDGEALVGKALELGAKEILLLGGIGGRLDHTLAHLELAFLLAEKGVRAELADGLTRAFPLLPGLHTFPLEKGASFSLLPFPEATLAVEGARWNLPPTPLKATTLTLENQALGPIRIRVERGRAVLYLF is encoded by the coding sequence ATGAGGCGCTTTGCCCTTTTGCTAGGGGGTCCCCTTCTGGTTGGGGAAGGTCTAAGGGAGCGCCTGAAGGGTTACCGCTTAATGGCGGCGGACTCCGGTGGCCGGCACGCCCTGGCCCTGGGGCTTCCCTTGGAGCTATGGCTTGGGGACTTTGACTCAAGCCCCCCCTGGCTCCAGCACATCCTTCCTGCCCCCAAGGAGGTGCTTCCCCGGGAAAAGGACCTGACGGACGGCGAAGCCCTGGTGGGAAAAGCCCTGGAGCTGGGGGCCAAGGAAATTCTCCTCCTGGGGGGTATCGGGGGCCGCCTGGACCACACCTTGGCCCACCTGGAGCTGGCCTTCCTGCTGGCGGAAAAGGGGGTACGGGCAGAGCTCGCCGACGGGCTCACCCGAGCCTTCCCCCTCCTCCCTGGGCTTCACACCTTTCCCTTGGAAAAGGGGGCTTCCTTCAGCCTCCTGCCCTTCCCCGAGGCTACCTTGGCCGTGGAAGGAGCCCGCTGGAACCTTCCCCCCACCCCCCTTAAGGCCACCACCCTTACCCTGGAGAACCAGGCCCTAGGACCCATCCGCATCCGGGTGGAAAGGGGAAGGGCGGTGCTTTACCTGTTCTAG
- the cycA gene encoding cytochrome C-552 has translation MKRTLTALLLIGSLAFAQADGAKLYAQCAGCHQANGQGLPGAFPPLAGHVAEILNPKGGREYLIKVLLWGLQGSIEVKGMKYNGAMPAYNGLKDEEIAALLNHIATAWGDDKKVQGFKPFTAAEVKALRDKKLTPQQVLEERKKLGLK, from the coding sequence ATGAAACGGACCCTAACCGCTCTCCTCCTTATCGGTAGCCTGGCCTTTGCCCAGGCGGACGGCGCCAAGCTCTATGCCCAGTGCGCGGGGTGCCACCAGGCCAACGGCCAGGGGCTTCCTGGGGCCTTCCCGCCCCTGGCGGGGCATGTGGCCGAGATCCTGAACCCCAAGGGCGGCCGCGAGTACCTCATCAAGGTGCTCCTCTGGGGCCTTCAGGGGTCCATCGAGGTCAAGGGCATGAAGTACAACGGGGCCATGCCCGCCTACAACGGCCTTAAGGACGAGGAGATCGCCGCCCTGCTCAACCACATCGCCACCGCCTGGGGGGACGACAAGAAGGTCCAGGGCTTCAAGCCCTTCACCGCCGCTGAGGTCAAGGCCCTTAGGGACAAGAAGCTCACCCCTCAGCAGGTGCTGGAGGAACGCAAGAAGCTCGGCCTAAAGTAA
- a CDS encoding ABC transporter ATP-binding protein: MLELSLEKRFPGFQLALDLTALEGEVLALLGPSGSGKSTLLKLITGLLSPDRGFVRFGGRDLTPLPPERRGIGFLFQDYALFPHLTVAENIAFGLVEARWPRKEREARVKELLERMELVSHARKRPQELSGGEQQRVALARALAPRPRLLLLDEPLGALDLRLREELLFFLRRTLRREGVTTLVVTHDQGEAFLLAHRVALLRQGRIVQVGLPEEVYARPKDLWTARFLGHKNLLSPEESRALGLPARPHLLPPKALRLGGEHPGEVEERLFFGSRVGLWVRLGTVRLYLEALEGPPEGAQVHLHLDLSQAVPLEG, translated from the coding sequence GTGCTGGAGCTTTCCTTGGAAAAGCGCTTCCCCGGCTTCCAACTGGCCCTGGACCTCACCGCTTTGGAGGGCGAGGTCCTGGCCCTTTTGGGACCCTCGGGAAGTGGCAAAAGCACCCTGCTAAAGCTCATCACCGGGCTCCTTTCCCCCGACCGGGGTTTTGTGCGCTTCGGGGGACGCGACCTCACCCCCCTGCCCCCCGAAAGGCGGGGGATCGGGTTTCTTTTCCAGGACTACGCCCTCTTCCCTCACCTCACCGTGGCGGAAAACATCGCCTTTGGCCTGGTGGAAGCCCGTTGGCCCAGGAAGGAACGGGAAGCGCGGGTGAAGGAACTCCTGGAACGCATGGAACTCGTATCCCATGCCCGAAAGCGCCCCCAGGAGCTTTCCGGGGGAGAACAGCAACGGGTGGCCCTGGCCCGGGCCCTGGCACCAAGGCCTAGGCTCCTCCTCCTGGACGAACCCCTAGGCGCCCTGGACCTAAGGCTACGGGAGGAGCTCCTCTTCTTCCTGCGCAGGACCCTCCGGAGGGAAGGGGTGACCACCCTGGTGGTCACCCACGACCAGGGGGAGGCCTTCCTCCTGGCCCACCGGGTGGCCCTTTTGCGCCAGGGAAGGATCGTGCAGGTGGGGCTTCCGGAAGAGGTGTACGCAAGGCCCAAGGACCTTTGGACCGCCCGTTTCCTCGGGCACAAAAACCTCCTCTCCCCGGAGGAAAGCCGGGCCCTGGGTCTACCCGCCAGACCCCACCTTCTTCCGCCAAAGGCTCTTCGCCTGGGGGGGGAGCACCCGGGGGAGGTGGAGGAACGGCTTTTCTTCGGAAGCAGGGTGGGGCTTTGGGTGCGGCTTGGAACGGTGCGGCTTTACCTCGAGGCCCTGGAAGGCCCCCCAGAGGGGGCCCAGGTCCATCTCCACCTGGACCTTTCCCAAGCGGTACCCTTGGAGGGATGA
- the soxY gene encoding thiosulfate oxidation carrier protein SoxY has product MNRRAFLRTTGVALGAVALAGLPVRAQGLEGEDLANLEKALQAVLGKGFKDLTPSNAIKLTMPAIAESGANVPAEVEVNLPSDQVKAIHLFADKNPTPHLVAFMPMKALPYYATRVRLAETSAIRAVVETADGKLLLASASTRVTVGGCG; this is encoded by the coding sequence GTGAATAGGCGAGCGTTTCTAAGGACCACCGGCGTAGCCCTTGGGGCCGTTGCCTTGGCGGGGCTTCCCGTGAGGGCGCAGGGTTTGGAGGGCGAGGATCTGGCCAACTTGGAGAAGGCCCTGCAGGCGGTGTTGGGCAAGGGGTTTAAGGACCTTACACCCTCCAACGCCATCAAGCTCACCATGCCGGCCATTGCGGAAAGCGGGGCCAACGTTCCCGCTGAGGTGGAGGTGAACCTGCCTTCCGATCAAGTGAAGGCCATCCATCTCTTCGCCGACAAGAACCCCACCCCCCACCTGGTGGCCTTCATGCCCATGAAGGCCCTGCCCTACTACGCCACCCGGGTGCGGCTGGCGGAGACCAGCGCCATCCGGGCGGTGGTGGAAACGGCGGACGGCAAGCTCCTGTTGGCTTCGGCCAGCACCCGCGTGACCGTGGGTGGCTGCGGTTAA
- the soxX gene encoding sulfur oxidation c-type cytochrome SoxX, with translation MRKKVGLILALVLLLGLGLTQMSPFRARLEAALHAGGREFAQVMLSQDKGQALCSQYRDKLPPDLIPGFLAEQKALIQYPASGKLMGDWKNGEKVFTDPKRGNCYACHAGVASEVAHGTMGPSLTNYGQRGTSEAVVRYTYEKIYNAWAFVPCSLMYRGGVHRLFTPEETADLVAFLLDPESPINRR, from the coding sequence ATGAGGAAGAAAGTCGGATTAATACTGGCCTTGGTCTTGCTTCTAGGGCTCGGCCTGACCCAGATGAGCCCTTTCAGGGCCCGCCTCGAGGCGGCTTTGCATGCGGGTGGGCGCGAGTTTGCCCAGGTGATGCTCTCCCAGGACAAGGGCCAGGCCCTTTGCTCCCAGTACCGGGACAAGCTTCCCCCTGACCTTATCCCGGGCTTCCTGGCGGAGCAGAAGGCCCTCATCCAGTATCCGGCAAGCGGCAAGCTCATGGGGGACTGGAAGAACGGGGAGAAGGTTTTCACCGATCCCAAGCGGGGTAACTGCTATGCCTGCCACGCCGGGGTGGCCAGCGAGGTGGCCCACGGCACCATGGGCCCGAGCCTGACCAACTATGGGCAACGGGGCACCTCGGAGGCAGTGGTGCGCTACACCTACGAGAAGATCTACAACGCCTGGGCCTTTGTGCCCTGCTCCCTCATGTACCGGGGCGGGGTGCACCGCCTCTTCACCCCCGAGGAGACCGCCGACCTGGTGGCCTTCCTCCTGGACCCCGAGTCCCCCATCAACCGGAGGTGA
- the soxA gene encoding sulfur oxidation c-type cytochrome SoxA, whose protein sequence is MRRKNRYFFLGVLALGTLVGVGAYTQQQKPLDPFEEAMRQRQMYLETFGVLPGELFVEEGKELFFRKGPSGKTLEECDFGKGKGVLEGVYAILPKYFPDSKRVEDLETRVYTCMQTVQGYKPSEIKREEVRAITTYIASFSSKAKIQVVPKHPAELAMYNLGRELWYTRAGARDMSCAVCHDQYAGQRVRLSPVRSPKQGLGNEWPAYRFEEDKLYTMQDRIDFCYESIAIPKPEYYSDVHIALTVYMLAEATKAGHSFEELPFFTR, encoded by the coding sequence ATGAGGAGAAAGAACCGTTACTTCTTCCTGGGCGTATTGGCCTTGGGGACCCTGGTGGGCGTGGGGGCCTACACCCAGCAGCAAAAGCCCCTGGACCCCTTTGAGGAGGCCATGCGGCAGCGGCAGATGTACCTGGAGACCTTTGGTGTGCTCCCTGGGGAGCTTTTCGTGGAGGAAGGGAAGGAGCTCTTCTTCCGTAAGGGGCCAAGCGGCAAGACCCTCGAGGAGTGTGATTTCGGCAAGGGGAAGGGGGTTTTGGAGGGGGTCTATGCCATCCTCCCCAAGTACTTCCCCGACTCCAAGCGGGTGGAGGACCTGGAAACCCGGGTCTACACCTGCATGCAGACCGTCCAAGGGTACAAGCCCAGCGAGATCAAGCGGGAGGAGGTCCGGGCCATCACCACCTACATCGCCTCCTTCTCCTCCAAGGCTAAGATCCAGGTGGTGCCCAAGCACCCCGCGGAGCTGGCCATGTACAACCTGGGGCGGGAGCTTTGGTACACCCGCGCGGGGGCAAGGGACATGAGCTGCGCGGTCTGCCACGACCAGTATGCGGGGCAAAGGGTGCGGCTTTCCCCGGTCAGGAGCCCCAAGCAGGGCCTGGGGAACGAGTGGCCCGCCTACCGCTTTGAGGAGGACAAGCTCTACACCATGCAAGACCGTATAGATTTCTGCTACGAATCCATCGCCATCCCCAAGCCGGAGTACTACTCGGATGTCCACATCGCCCTGACGGTGTACATGCTGGCCGAGGCCACCAAGGCTGGGCACTCCTTTGAGGAGCTGCCCTTCTTTACCCGCTAG
- a CDS encoding rhodanese-like domain-containing protein produces MRRRDLLAVLPLLSLARAQGGGGAGGDWVRAFGEFIQRVPPASYLVYPTEAKDLFLFDPFILDVRTEEERKKGYIPGSVHIYAGQVPDRLAELPKDKETLILVYCNSGSVSAVVAAYLQALGYKNAKNIAHGFKGWLDAGLEVEGGSQ; encoded by the coding sequence ATGCGCCGCCGCGACCTCCTTGCCGTGCTTCCCCTCCTCTCCCTGGCCCGGGCCCAGGGGGGAGGGGGAGCGGGCGGGGATTGGGTGAGGGCCTTTGGGGAGTTCATCCAACGCGTGCCCCCTGCCAGCTACCTGGTGTACCCCACCGAGGCCAAGGACCTCTTCCTCTTTGATCCCTTCATCCTGGACGTGCGCACCGAAGAGGAGCGGAAAAAGGGGTATATCCCGGGTTCGGTGCACATCTACGCCGGCCAGGTGCCAGACCGCCTGGCTGAGCTTCCCAAGGATAAGGAGACCTTGATCCTGGTCTACTGCAACTCGGGAAGCGTTTCGGCGGTGGTGGCCGCATATTTGCAGGCGCTGGGCTATAAGAATGCCAAGAACATTGCCCATGGGTTCAAAGGCTGGCTGGACGCTGGCCTGGAGGTGGAAGGAGGTTCGCAATGA
- the soxZ gene encoding thiosulfate oxidation carrier complex protein SoxZ produces MAIRTIVRLTPAKPKAGENFKLQVVAQHPNEPGTRKDAEGKVIPAKYINQVEVYFEGEKVAEAKPGPSTSANPLYGFMFKAEKAGTFTVKLKDTDGDTGEGTVKLELA; encoded by the coding sequence ATGGCCATTCGTACCATTGTTCGTTTGACCCCAGCCAAGCCCAAGGCGGGCGAGAACTTTAAGCTTCAGGTGGTGGCCCAGCATCCCAACGAGCCCGGAACCCGGAAGGATGCCGAGGGCAAGGTCATCCCCGCCAAGTACATCAACCAGGTGGAGGTCTACTTCGAGGGGGAGAAGGTGGCCGAGGCCAAACCCGGCCCCTCCACCAGCGCCAACCCCCTTTACGGCTTCATGTTCAAAGCGGAAAAGGCGGGGACCTTTACCGTCAAGCTTAAGGACACCGACGGGGACACCGGCGAGGGCACGGTAAAGCTGGAGCTGGCCTAA
- the soxX gene encoding sulfur oxidation c-type cytochrome SoxX: protein MKAKRLIPILLAAPLVVALAQSYFGPSELEAIQTGGKAYAEVFLNQRPDQALCSLHRNRLPADTLPKFLEEQRALIQYPASGKLMGDWRKGGAIFNNLQKANCFSCHFGSPVHLGGDVGPSLEKYGLNRGQSEAVQRYTYEVIYNAWAFFPCTVMYRFGAQGLLTPEEIADVVAYLLDPESDFNTKPAVGSK from the coding sequence ATGAAGGCGAAAAGGCTTATCCCCATCCTGTTGGCCGCGCCCCTGGTGGTGGCCCTGGCCCAGTCGTACTTTGGCCCTTCCGAGCTGGAGGCCATCCAGACGGGTGGCAAGGCTTATGCGGAAGTCTTCCTTAACCAGCGCCCCGACCAGGCCCTTTGCTCCCTCCACCGGAACCGCCTGCCCGCGGATACCCTGCCCAAGTTCCTGGAAGAACAGCGGGCCCTCATCCAGTACCCGGCAAGCGGCAAGCTCATGGGGGACTGGAGGAAGGGCGGGGCCATCTTCAACAACCTGCAGAAGGCCAACTGCTTCTCCTGCCACTTTGGCTCCCCGGTGCACCTGGGCGGGGACGTGGGGCCCAGCCTGGAAAAGTACGGCCTGAACCGGGGCCAGTCCGAGGCGGTGCAGCGCTACACCTACGAGGTCATCTACAATGCTTGGGCCTTTTTCCCCTGCACGGTCATGTACCGCTTCGGTGCGCAGGGGCTTCTGACCCCCGAGGAGATCGCGGACGTGGTGGCCTACTTGTTGGATCCGGAGTCTGACTTCAACACCAAACCCGCAGTGGGGTCCAAATGA